The DNA region AACCACCCTCTTAACAACTACACCTACTACATCAACCACTCCTCCTACCAGTATAAGTACAACTGCTCAAATGACATCAACCACCCTCTTAACAGCTACACCTACTACATCAACCACCCCTCCTACCAGTACAAGTACAACTGCTGAAACACCAACTACCTCTCCTACCACTAATACACCTGTTACACCAACCACCCCTCCTACCAGTACAAGTACAACTGCTGAAACACCAACTACCTCTCCTACCACTAATACACCTGTTACATCAACCACACCTTCTACCAGTACAAGTACAACTGCTCAAACAACACCAACCACCCCTCCTACCAGTACCAGTACAACTGCTCAAATGACATCAACCACCCTCTTAACAACTACACCTACTACATCAACCACTCCTCCTACCAGTACAAGTACAACTGCTGAAACAACATCAACCACCCTCTTAACAACTACACCTGCTACATCAACCACCCCTCCTACCAGTACCAGTACAGTTGCCCAAACAACATCAACCACCCTCTTAACAACTACACCTACTACATCAACCACTCCTCCTACCAGTACAAGTACAACTGCTGAAACAACATCAACCACCCTCTTAACAACTACACCTGCTACATCAACTACCCCTCCTACCAGTACAAGTACACCTAAACCAACTACATTAACCGACACAACTACATCTGTGCAAATCACACCAGAGAAATCTACACTAAGCCCCTCCACTGCACTTCCTCAGAGTATGACTGCACATGAAAACATAATACAGCCATTCATTTCTTACAGTTCTGATGAAGAAATATAGTATCCTCTTTCTGCTTTCAACAGATTTAACATCAGTCTTCGGAAATCTCATGTTAACTTCTGTGGTTGAACTTAACAATGACAGAGCTATAATAGTAATGGAACAGGTGATAACTTCAGTATTCTAAATTCTTTGTTTTTCAATATACCGAATATTATTTAAATCTAATGTGACTATTCATATGTGGAAATACAGTGATACATAacaattttaaatataaaattataataaatcaaaatatttttttaaaaaaatacatggAAATCATCGTTGCATCCCTCCTGTAATGTAACATTATGATGTAAAAATCCATTTTGGTATGCCTGTGCTATTTGAATAATGTGTCATAGTATCCATTTTGTCTTTATCTGTTTAATGTAGACTTTGAAGTGTAGAAGTTGTTATTCTGAAGTTAATCCAAAATGTTCATTTGTTCTGTAATAGtaatacatttcttttttttttttcagtttgaaaaGTACCTTCAGACACAGAACATCACTGTGAAGATTAAAGTGACACATGTGGAGCAAGTTGGGGGCgatgagtaggctaggctagttGATAAGGACAGTCAATCagagtttttcttgaagagctgaATGACCTGTTATCTGTGACTTGCATTGAGTATAATGTCTTATCATATATATAGCAGGGGATGTGAACTTCCATAGATATTGCAGAGAATAATTTTACCAAGGATTTCCTTACTCTTCTTGACACTGGCGAGTCACGCTGCTCCGTCCTGTTTTCGATGATTTTCATAATTTTAGTAATGTTTAGTGTGCTTGGCTAATTGAACTAATTCACAGTTTATAGATGCTATTTTCATTCTTATAGTCTTTGTCTATCATTTTTCAGCCATCATGTTTCCTCATCTATAGACATGTTTGCTAAGCATAGACATTATTTTCAATAGTTTTGTCCATATCGGGATACTATTTGTCTATTGTGGCTGATTGGCCTGCCTTTCCTGTTTGGTCTGTTCAATGACAACATGATGTGCACAGTTCAAAATCTTTGTACCATggacatttattattattattattattgggggccaagcagcgaagctgcgaggtaACCATTGTGTTTCtctttgttcttcttcttcttattccgccatggaagtctatggcagcccatagaccGTCTGGTcaaaagttatgaaatttggcacatcgattggggacagtccaatgattaatttcaccaagtttcatgctggcAACTCGAGCGCTCTagtgccaccaacaggccaaagttggatgtgcgttcacgcacgtaacttttgacctgttgacccgattgtcaaaaatgaggtattgtTAGAacccttggaccaagccgagttcaacgcactctatgacgtcattttccgccatgatggattttccgccattttggatttcgaAATTTGGTGAAATGGAATATGGGACTGTATGGAATCGATGTGcaaaatttcacaactttttactgtacggttctatgggctgccatagactcccatggcggaagaaagttgtgtaataataagaaaaggtaGAATCACTGTGGGTTGCCTCCAAAATGTGCCTCCaaaatgtgatcccttgtatagctgacatacagtatgtaagtgactttggtcaagaagtgtctgctaaatgtaatgtacatgtacacaagAACCATTTTTACGGTCGCCACAAAATCCAGGATACATGGGTGTCCACCAAGTATGAAATTATGGAGTGTCTGGATggaattgaccgatcccaagcccctcctcccattctcagtcccatagttactgttgctaagtcggACAAGTTTGCAGGAAAGTGTGCGAGAACGCGTGTTCAACATGGGGACGCAGCACCCTCATTTAGCCGAGTGcaacagtgtagcctatgctggatttctgggcgtcaagtaatattgatatattcaaAAAACAGAGGTCAGAAAGGTCTTTAGTATGCAGATagacacattcacaatgtcCCCTGTTATCAACGAGGTGGAACACCACAAATTGAGGACAAACCAATCCGGTGTCGTGGATCTTAATGGGATGCATGTTAACTggggataaacaattagcacGTTATCACGAGCAGGTAGTTTACCTTATTTGCTGCAGATATGACTCTGATTCAATAAACAGGTATGTGCAAAAATATGGTGTTGACGTGtccataacaaaatctaaccattTTTCGAGGATTAGTAGAAGACGGGACCAAGTGCTGCAGATCCAAGTTCTCGTCAGGCCGAGAGTctacttattattttgaatggctgctttagaaggaagagttcaaataaacatgatacaagtgtattgaaaagaaaccactCCGAGTTCAAACCCATACTACGCATGACATATCTGCAGTAGTGGAAACCAGatttagttatgtttttgtgtgtagttatgaacacaaataaagggAACATTTTCGTACACACTCAGATTTCTTTACTGAAAAGTGTAGCAGCCTATCCAAAGTTTCACACGGTCAGGATATCGGATGTCACTTCTACAAGTAGGCTATCTCAGGCTTATCGTTGAACCTTTTTGAgctctttagttatttagttacttAGGCTACTCGCAAAAGAAGCATTATAGCATTCGCATAACCGGCGTATTGTCATACAGAATGGACACTAGAAAATTCAAAATTGACCGAGGTCCTCCGAAGTCCTCATTGTGACATAGTAAAAGGGGGcagggcttgggatcggtcaattggcacacactataagatcaggctagcctgggtgttcccatgctacCTTGCGCACGATTTGATTCAGCCAGGCTAAGATCAGGCTGTATGGGGAGGagggcccccttaagaccatgcATTGCTCCGAGCTTAAACCTGTTCCCACCAGTCAAGATTCATCCAGCCCACCAGCACTGGCTGCTCCACAGCCTCATGGGGGTATCGGGAGGGAGCCAGGCCTCGGTAACCCTGCAGTTGGAGACCCGTTGAGGGTAACCATAGTCCACACCAGGACTAGTGCTTAGCATCACAGTGACCAAGATGGTGTTAATTTTAGCCTTGACCAACTGTCCCAGGCTCATTTGGAGGGCGTACCAGATTAAAGAGAGCAAATGCACATGGTTTAGTGTCTGACCAATGTTTTCCATTGAGTTATTtgcagggtttccgttgtccggtaattaccggacattggccgaaaaaaaaatgaaatgtccgacaaaattaaatctctccggtcaaattgtccgattgaaattggctaataatcccgtccccctaacgcaatctgaatttgagaataagccttacaatgtaagcctatattaaagcaatacgtcctctggctatgtttttaaatgtacaggctctaccgtttgaaagctattaaacatcacgcatagcctatgctgtatttcaaatatttcacataggatttcaaataggaagcgcacgcttaaaacgtccattttaaacaacgaacaaatgattgaggcggttcaaacatggccaggcccaggcagactagccttaaacgttttttcagaggccagacgcgatggatgatgataaattggtaacgtctgaagcctcagatgtccagtcaactccaccaccaccagataaaaagcagaagtgtcgggcgtatctaTATCGGAatgacgttggaagtggagttgcggggttgcggccgctccaagacactgtcattctccgtgtacactggacatgcaactgtgctCTGTACCCAaagcaaacagtaggcctatgctttctctACAGGTGCATGAGATGAGGAGTAATGAGTCCGTAACATCCGTTTTGATAAATTAGGAAATGATCCCAGGAATTGTTTGAGTTGCACGTTGTAGTCGCTGGTCGGAGTAAGACACAAGCCGGGGAGGGCACGCTATTTGAGACGGCCAAACTTTACATTGGGCATTAGGAGGTAAGCTGCTATGTTCGTTTGGTTTTCACTGTTTCTGGTTAGCCCTGTTGCTATTGTATGCCGTGCATGTTACGCTCTGTGTTTGTTATTAGCCGTCGTACGGCTCACTAGTGTTTGTTTAACTCCTCGTAGCCCCTGGCTCGTTTCACTGGCGGTGCGAGACccgtaggcctacatgttaaGTCTTTCCTGCTATTGGGATTAACAAGGGATGACCAGGTATGCAATACAGCATGGTTTTAAGCACGTTCGCCTAGGTAAAATCTGACCGTGACGTAGGCCTATGTAATTAGTTAGCCATGCTACTATACGTGTAATGTAATCATACTGCCTTATTCCTAATGCCCCCATAGTCGACGTGGGTCCTCTTCCATTACAATTTCCTTCTGGAAACGGTGGTACTGTACGGCAGTCACAGCCAAGGTAGGCAGTTCACTGCCTTACTAATCCTTATTGTGTTCATGTGGTCAATGGGCTACTGCCTTATTTTAACTAGCTAATTCTTATTCTGTAGTTGTCATTCTCAATGTTGTCTTTTTGTGAGTATTAAAGGAATGATGATGTATTTATAGTGTATCTGGGAAAATGTGCAATACCTGTTAATAAGGATAGTCTAAATGATTTAAAGGGGTAATGTATTTATAGTGTATCAGGAAAATGTGCAATATCTGCTAATGTGAATAATCTCTGTTGTAGATCTACAACCGATCATCATTCGTAGTCTGACCACTGTTTTCCtctgtttatttcttttgtttgttttttggtttATATACTAAGGTAGCTGAAGCCACgtgtcttgttttgtttgtttatgtctgttCTCCTTTGTTGGCTCCTTATTGGGCCTACCCCCTTGTCCTGGTCTTGTGGGCCTAACCCAGGGATAGCTTTATTGTGAGGGTATATCTGGCATTATTCTGCCCTTAAAAGCTTGCGGTGTGAACACTCTCTTAATGGTTGAGTTTCGATACAAAGTTCGTTCCTTGTGTGATTTCTCTTGATATCCACGTGTGGTTTTTGAGCGTTTTGCAGCTTGCAGTGCTACACTAGCGTGTGCATGAGTATACTAGTAATCACGTATGGCTGAAGATTTGTCAGTTGTACTTTAGCAGTACGACTAATTACTTGGGTTGGTCCTCTGGACCTAtgttatgtgttttgttttcttgtccCTCGTCATGATTTACTGTATGTTGATTAATCTACATCTTGTTACCCCTGCCAAATACAAGCAACGAGACTAAATAAAATattgactgtttgtaactgccTCTGGTTCTATCCATTTATTTGGGTAACCTGCAATCCAAAAATACATGGTAGTTATAGAAGCTAGCACACTGTCACATTTGGCGCTGCGAGCAGGGTTAACAAGCTAGAGGCTTTTACTTAGGTTGCTTGTATTGGTATTGCTTGCTCTTATTGTGGATTTTCATTACCGTGGCTGATGCTAGTTAGCTTTTATTGTTGttcatttttatgtttttttgttgttgaggaAAACAGTGGTTGAAGACCATTGGGCATCGGTTCGCAAGGAGCAGGAGCACGAGGCTATCAAAGGTTCCGGCACTCAACACCCTGGCTTGTCAAGTGTTTAAACTGATTTCCTTGCTGTAATCCCCCTCTTCCTCACAGACCACCATGTTGGGGGCGGAGGAAATGGCTACCCTGCTTATGTTCACCTTTTCGGACGAACTTTCCCAAAGATGGGTATCCTCGTGGTTAAAACTTCAACTGACCACAATGCTCAGCCTCATAAGGAGTCTGTCCCTGGCCTCTTAGGAATGAATATAATCCGCCATTGTTACCAAGAATTGTTCACAGACCATGGCAGTGCACTGTTCCATTCGCCTGATGTCCAGCAGGCAGGAAAAGCATGGCGTCAAGCCCTATCCCAGTGCCAGCAGCTAGAGCGAGTGTTGGAGAGTGGTCGAATAGGACCAGTGCGCGTGCAGTCAGGCCCAGCAATAAGAATACCTGCAGTATCAATGAAATTAGTCCCTGCGTCTTGTCATCAGGGTCTAGGGCCCACTCTTGTGTCTGCTCTGTTGGAGCCAGTATCGTTCACTAATGGTCACCTTCCTGCTAATTTGCTCATACCAACTGCCTACCTCTCAGTTACCTGTGGTAGTGTCCACGTGCCAGTCGTCAATATTGGGAGCCAGGATCAGTGGCTATGGCCCAAACTCATTCTGGGTGAATTGTATGTGGCCACAGCATCTGCCACTGCACCCTCTGTCCATTTCGAAAGGCAAGCTGAGTGCCATGAGCAAGTAGTCATCATTCAGTCTACTCAGACTGCAAGTGACCCCACTCCTAACTTCTCTCAACTTACCTGGCCTTCTCTATCACTGAAAAACACAGCAGTGCGTTTAGCCTTGGGGATGGGGACTTGGGGTATGCCACGCTAGTCCAACATACTATCCCTTTGCTTGACCACGCCCCAGTACGGCATCGGCATCGCTGACTACCGCCCTCCCTATACGACACAATCAAAAGACATGTACAAGAGTTGCAGGACCACAATGTCATCAGGCCCAGTTGTAGCCCCTACGCGTCACCCATAGTGGTAGTTAAAAAGAAAGACGACTCTATTCGCCTTTGCGTTGATTACCGTCAACTAAATGCGAAGACACGGAAGGATGCATTTCCTTTACCAAGAATTGAGGAGACTCTCGATGCCTTAAGCGGGGCCAAATGGTTCAGCACCTTAGACCTAGCAAGTGGGTACAATCAGGTCTTAGTCCGTGAACAAGATAGAGAGAAGATCACATTCTGCACGCCCTTTGGCTTGTTTGAGTTTAATAGGATGCCGTTTGGCCTGTGTAATGCGCCAGGGACGTTCCAACATTTAATGGAACGTATCTTTGGTGACCAGAGTTTTCATGCGTTATTACTGTACCTTGATGACATTGTAATCTTTTCTACCACCGTCCAGCAACACCTTCAGCGCTTGGAAATGGTCCTAACTCAACTACAGCAACACAATCTGAAATTGAAGCTGAAGAAATGCAAATTCTTTCAAACCGAGGTCAACTATCTGGGACATGTGTAGCCAGTGGGACTTTAGGACCCAGGAGCGAGTAGCAAGGGCTTAAAGGCTGAGGTGTCCATAGGGGCGGGTTCTTGTGTTTTCAGTCAGCTGCTTAGCCAGGGAAACGGAGCGGAGTGGAACCGCGGTAAGTTTGAATTGTTTGGCACGCTGTTGTACTAGGCCAGCATTAGCTGCCTCATCATGGGTTATGGCACTTATAAGTCTGTTCGTTCTTGTAGATTACAGATGAGTGTTGGTG from Alosa alosa isolate M-15738 ecotype Scorff River chromosome 9, AALO_Geno_1.1, whole genome shotgun sequence includes:
- the LOC125300518 gene encoding cell wall protein DAN4-like isoform X2, whose protein sequence is MLTSTTSPTTAEVTESTTTLGMTTSTTSHTTTSTTSLTTTEVAESTTTLGMTTSTNPSTSTSTTAETTSITLLTPTPATSTTPPTSTSTTTETTSTTLLTTTPATSTTPPTSTSTTAETTSTTLLTTTPATSTTPPTSTSTVAQTTSTTLLTTTPTTSTTPPTSISTTAQMTSTTLLTATPTTSTTPPTSTSTTAETPTTSPTTNTPVTPTTPPTSTSTTAETPTTSPTTNTPVTSTTPSTSTSTTAQTTPTTPPTSTSTTAQMTSTTLLTTTPTTSTTPPTSTSTTAETTSTTLLTTTPATSTTPPTSTSTVAQTTSTTLLTTTPTTSTTPPTSTSTTAETTSTTLLTTTPATSTTPPTSTSTPKPTTLTDTTTSVQITPEKSTLSPSTALPQNLTSVFGNLMLTSVVELNNDRAIIVMEQFEKYLQTQNITVKIKVTHVEQVGGDE